The following proteins come from a genomic window of Lolium rigidum isolate FL_2022 chromosome 5, APGP_CSIRO_Lrig_0.1, whole genome shotgun sequence:
- the LOC124657076 gene encoding putative clathrin assembly protein At4g40080, which yields MGIKLLRLAATLLSPGTATTASAADAQSAVLRATQHHPSTAPPYAHHLDALLAFGRGSRLSAAALATALTDRLRAASTGHGDAAVALKCLVLLRILLARGAFILRDQLLVALARHPASGRNPLALASFPLARSFAASSWVRFSARLLEVLLLLPDASRDGDAEYLAALPNPRLISELAAFASVAAAVRQAPPPSCAPLRNTLIWEAVHLAEEDRVAAERNIAARVREMGERLDTLGLADAAELVCVLRRVEEGAASPAEWKWAGLDEAVVADAARLRERAEEVLLRRTEQDSRLVRRDRAAASASARVVAPALGADVRFGSSRWAGNTVSSWR from the coding sequence ATGGGCATCAAGCTCCTGCGCCTCGCGGCGACGCTCCTCTCCCCGGGAACCGCCACCACGGCCTccgccgccgacgcgcagagCGCGGTCCTGCGCGCGACGCAGCACCACCCGTCCACGGCCCCACCCTACGCGCACCACCTGGACGCGCTCCTCGCCTTCGGCCGCGGCTCGCGGCTCTCCGCGGCCGCGCTCGCCACCGCGCTCACGGACCGCCTCCGCGCCGCGTCCACCGGCCACGGCGACGCCGCCGTGGCCCTCAAGTGCCTCGTCCTGCTCCGGATCCTGCTCGCCCGCGGCGCCTTCATCCTCCGCGACCAGCTCCTGGTCGCGCTCGCCCGCCACCCGGCGTCCGGCCGCAACCCGCTCGCGCTCGCGTCCTTCCCGCTGGCGCGCTCCTTCGCCGCCTCCTCCTGGGTCCGCTTCTCCGCCCGGCTCCTcgaggtcctcctcctcctgcccgaCGCCTcccgcgacggcgacgccgagTACCTCGCCGCGCTGCCCAACCCGCGCCTCATCTCCGAGCTGGCCGCCTTCgcgtccgtcgccgccgccgtccgccaggCCCCGCCCCCGTCCTGCGCGCCGCTGCGCAACACGCTCATCTGGGAAGCCGTCCATCTCGCCGAGGAGGACCGGGTCGCCGCGGAGCGCAACATCGCCGCGAGGGTCCGCGAGATGGGCGAGCGGCTGGACACGCTCGGCCTCGCCGACGCGGCTGAGCTGGTGTGCGTGCTGAGGCGCGTGGAGGAGGGCGCAGCGTCGCCGGCGGAGTGGAAGTGGGCGGGACTGGACGAGGCCGTCGTGGCCGACGCGGCGCGGCTGCGCGAGCGCGCGGAGGAGGTGCTGCTGCGCAGGACGGAGCAGGACAGCCGGCTTGTGCGGAGGGACCGCGCGGCGG